One window of Akkermansia biwaensis genomic DNA carries:
- the cdaA gene encoding diadenylate cyclase CdaA yields the protein MWDWIVIKDALRAIVEIFILWVFLYQIYRAFHATRGARIMVGLFACFLALVVLAFFFQLNVISWILTRIFAPGLALALVVIFQPELRVGLAKLGSHPFFSSFAKLQRVDFLDNFCKAVSKLSNQRFGALFAFERSISMKPIEDSGVKLDAIFSPELALTIFHTKTALHDGGVVISGDRISAAACVFPVSQKEMSDRTLGLRHRAGVGMSEESDCVVVVVSEETGAIALAVGGKLERNLTPEQLKARLEELLNISPSNEKTAIA from the coding sequence ATGTGGGACTGGATTGTGATCAAGGATGCGCTCAGGGCGATCGTTGAAATTTTCATCCTGTGGGTGTTCCTGTACCAGATTTACCGCGCTTTCCATGCGACGCGCGGTGCCCGCATCATGGTAGGGCTGTTCGCCTGTTTCCTGGCCCTGGTGGTACTGGCCTTTTTCTTCCAGTTGAACGTAATTTCCTGGATACTGACGCGCATCTTCGCCCCCGGCCTGGCGCTGGCGCTGGTGGTGATTTTCCAGCCGGAGCTGCGCGTGGGGCTGGCTAAGCTGGGCAGCCATCCGTTTTTCTCCTCCTTCGCCAAGCTTCAGCGGGTGGATTTCCTGGATAATTTCTGCAAGGCGGTGAGCAAGCTTTCCAACCAGCGGTTCGGAGCCCTGTTCGCTTTTGAACGGAGCATCAGCATGAAGCCGATCGAGGATTCCGGCGTGAAGCTGGACGCCATTTTTTCCCCGGAACTGGCCCTGACCATTTTTCATACGAAGACCGCTCTTCACGACGGGGGAGTGGTCATTTCCGGCGACCGGATTTCCGCGGCCGCCTGCGTGTTCCCTGTTTCCCAGAAGGAAATGAGCGACCGTACCCTGGGACTGCGGCACCGGGCCGGCGTGGGCATGTCCGAGGAGAGTGATTGTGTGGTGGTGGTGGTGTCCGAAGAAACGGGGGCCATTGCCCTGGCCGTGGGCGGCAAGCTGGAGCGCAACCTGACTCCGGAACAGTTGAAGGCCCGTCTTGAAGAGCTACTGAATATTTCTCCTTCCAATGAAAAAACTGCTATTGCTTAA
- a CDS encoding ABC transporter ATP-binding protein → MITAANLHRSYSIGKKSIEILHGVNLHIAAGEKVFLCGPSGAGKTTLMYTLAGLETPQEGKVTINGTDIYSLSATGRSIFRNRNMGFIFQNYLLMPELTALENACLASSIGKRPRVEYVTELLDRVGLSHRLNHLPGELSGGEQQRVAIARALANDAPIIFADEPTGNLDRKNGAEVLDLLFGLADESRKTLVIVTHDEHLARRGDRIITIMDGHAV, encoded by the coding sequence GTGATTACCGCCGCCAACCTCCACCGCAGCTATTCCATCGGCAAGAAGTCCATTGAGATTCTGCACGGGGTGAACCTGCATATTGCCGCCGGGGAGAAGGTGTTCCTGTGCGGCCCCAGCGGCGCCGGAAAGACGACTCTGATGTACACGCTCGCCGGACTGGAAACGCCCCAGGAGGGGAAAGTGACGATCAACGGCACGGATATTTATTCCCTGTCCGCCACGGGGCGCTCCATTTTCCGCAACAGGAACATGGGGTTCATTTTCCAGAATTATCTGCTGATGCCGGAATTGACGGCCCTGGAGAATGCCTGCCTGGCTTCGTCCATCGGCAAAAGGCCGCGCGTGGAGTACGTCACGGAATTGCTGGACCGCGTGGGCTTGTCCCACCGCCTGAACCATCTGCCGGGCGAATTGAGCGGCGGGGAACAGCAGCGCGTGGCCATTGCACGTGCTCTGGCGAACGACGCCCCCATTATTTTTGCGGATGAGCCTACGGGGAATCTGGACAGGAAGAATGGTGCGGAAGTGCTGGACCTGCTGTTCGGCCTGGCGGACGAGTCCCGCAAGACGCTGGTGATCGTGACTCATGACGAACACCTGGCCCGGCGGGGCGACCGCATCATCACGATCATGGACGGCCACGCCGTTTGA
- the panC gene encoding pantoate--beta-alanine ligase, translating into MQTFSTKAQLKGALSKHHRQNDPVILVPTMGALHSGHRSLLEQARKLAGEDGVVVASIFVNPIQFNNTSDLQTYPRTPEKDLELCEAAGVDYVFSPAPEEMYAGERSISVEEDFLSTTLCGASRPGHFSGVCTVLAKLFNLVQPTDAIFGKKDYQQLAIIRRMVRDLDIPVRIHGAEIVRHENGLAYSSRNARLSPEQKEQAVVIRKAMLQARDEFRSGTGVREVKDHAAAMIEAVPGTRIDYLEIVDAETMQPLEGNREPALMAAAVYFGDVRLIDNIEL; encoded by the coding sequence ATGCAAACTTTTTCGACCAAGGCTCAGTTGAAGGGAGCCCTGTCCAAACACCATCGGCAGAATGATCCCGTTATTCTCGTTCCCACGATGGGGGCTCTCCACAGCGGCCACCGTTCCCTGCTGGAGCAGGCCAGAAAGTTGGCCGGGGAGGACGGCGTGGTGGTGGCCAGCATTTTCGTCAACCCCATCCAGTTCAACAATACTTCCGACTTGCAGACCTACCCCCGCACTCCGGAGAAGGACTTGGAGCTGTGCGAAGCCGCCGGAGTGGATTACGTGTTTTCCCCGGCTCCGGAAGAGATGTATGCCGGAGAGCGCAGCATCAGCGTGGAGGAAGATTTTTTGTCCACTACACTGTGCGGGGCGTCACGGCCGGGACATTTTTCCGGGGTTTGCACGGTTTTGGCCAAACTTTTCAATCTGGTGCAGCCTACGGACGCCATCTTCGGGAAGAAGGATTACCAGCAACTGGCGATTATCCGCCGCATGGTGCGCGACCTGGATATTCCGGTGCGCATCCACGGTGCGGAGATCGTGCGGCATGAGAACGGCCTTGCCTATTCTTCCCGGAATGCCCGGCTGTCTCCGGAGCAGAAGGAACAGGCTGTCGTGATACGGAAGGCCATGCTCCAGGCCAGGGACGAGTTCAGGTCCGGGACGGGAGTCCGGGAAGTGAAGGATCATGCCGCCGCGATGATTGAAGCCGTTCCCGGCACGCGGATTGACTACCTAGAGATTGTGGACGCGGAGACCATGCAGCCCCTGGAGGGGAACCGGGAGCCGGCCCTAATGGCCGCCGCCGTGTATTTCGGCGACGTGCGTCTTATCGACAATATAGAACTTTAA
- the bioD gene encoding dethiobiotin synthase, which translates to MRNFIVTGTDTEAGKTYVSCLIVKALRERGVNAAGFKPVACGDRQDARLLREAGPEGLTLDELNPVFLKNATCPYVAAKLENTQVDEDAIRRAYEALAATHDCVLVEGVGGWEVPIAAGRRFSDMAADFHLPILLVIGNKLGAINHALLTLDAIKARGLECLGIIFNNVKDEWDTACVTNRSMIEEFSDVPVLGELIHGQDSLDVDALMDRLG; encoded by the coding sequence ATGAGGAATTTTATCGTTACCGGAACTGATACGGAAGCAGGCAAAACTTATGTGAGCTGTCTGATTGTGAAGGCCCTGAGGGAACGGGGCGTGAACGCCGCGGGATTCAAGCCCGTGGCCTGCGGAGACAGGCAGGATGCGCGGCTTCTGCGGGAGGCGGGGCCGGAAGGCCTGACGCTGGATGAGCTGAACCCCGTGTTTTTGAAGAATGCCACCTGTCCCTATGTAGCCGCCAAGCTGGAGAATACACAGGTGGATGAAGACGCCATCCGCCGCGCCTATGAGGCTTTGGCCGCTACGCATGACTGCGTATTGGTGGAAGGCGTGGGCGGCTGGGAGGTGCCGATTGCGGCAGGGCGGAGGTTCAGCGATATGGCCGCGGATTTCCACCTTCCCATTCTTCTGGTGATCGGCAACAAGCTGGGAGCCATCAATCACGCGCTGCTGACGCTTGACGCCATCAAGGCGCGCGGATTGGAGTGCCTGGGCATTATTTTCAATAATGTGAAGGATGAATGGGATACGGCCTGCGTGACGAACCGGAGCATGATTGAGGAGTTTTCCGACGTGCCCGTGCTAGGTGAATTGATTCACGGGCAGGATTCCCTGGACGTGGACGCCCTGATGGACCGCCTGGGCTGA
- a CDS encoding M28 family peptidase, which yields MKCRVFLSLLSAALILSISTGCIISHCTTPGDGTAPASAVRPGLEGELKKDVRYLAKTCHPRPAGYEKNQAKAVEYIARSLADTGAKVTCQPFTADKRTFVNVSAVFPGKSAKRVIVGAHYDTCGDTPGADDNASGVAGLLALGRMLKGISPQYTIELIAYANEEPPYFATEHMGSAQHAQKLYTEQIGVKAMICLEMIGYFSDKENSQTYPGPGMGTLYPDKGNFIAIVGNWNSVRLSRDIQKSMRPFLPTVRLNLPQIKGMCMDFSDHRNFWAKDMPAVMITDTSFFRNPNYHQPGDLPETLDYRRMAQVVRGVHQAVLHLAAEEK from the coding sequence ATGAAATGCCGGGTATTTCTCTCTCTGCTATCCGCCGCGCTCATCCTCTCCATTTCCACGGGCTGCATCATCTCCCACTGCACCACGCCCGGAGACGGAACAGCGCCCGCCTCCGCCGTGCGGCCAGGGCTGGAAGGAGAATTGAAAAAAGACGTCCGCTATCTGGCAAAAACCTGCCACCCCCGTCCGGCAGGCTATGAAAAGAACCAGGCCAAAGCCGTGGAATACATTGCCCGCTCCCTGGCGGACACCGGAGCCAAAGTCACCTGTCAGCCCTTCACCGCAGACAAGCGCACCTTCGTCAACGTCAGCGCCGTCTTCCCCGGAAAATCAGCCAAAAGAGTCATCGTAGGGGCGCACTACGATACCTGCGGAGACACGCCCGGCGCGGACGACAACGCCAGCGGAGTCGCCGGCCTGCTGGCACTGGGCCGCATGCTCAAAGGCATCTCCCCCCAATACACCATTGAACTCATCGCCTACGCCAACGAGGAACCACCGTACTTCGCCACGGAACACATGGGAAGCGCACAGCACGCCCAGAAACTTTACACGGAACAAATAGGCGTCAAGGCCATGATCTGCCTGGAAATGATCGGCTACTTCTCCGACAAGGAAAACAGCCAGACCTATCCGGGGCCCGGCATGGGGACGCTGTATCCGGACAAGGGAAACTTCATCGCCATCGTAGGCAACTGGAACAGCGTCAGGCTAAGCCGCGACATTCAGAAAAGCATGCGTCCCTTTCTTCCCACCGTCCGCCTCAACCTGCCGCAGATCAAGGGCATGTGCATGGACTTCTCCGACCACCGCAACTTCTGGGCTAAAGACATGCCTGCCGTGATGATCACGGACACGTCCTTCTTCCGCAATCCGAACTACCACCAGCCCGGAGACCTTCCGGAAACGCTGGACTACCGCCGCATGGCCCAAGTGGTTCGCGGCGTCCACCAAGCCGTTCTGCATCTGGCGGCGGAAGAAAAATAA
- a CDS encoding OmpH family outer membrane protein, whose translation MAFSATANAELKVATVDVQKLFADYYKTHEAQAEVDKAAQAVQQDNNTRAESIKKMEADFTEMVKKLQDPSLNEKDKKDLEQKAQITRQQAIALEQERRTYVERQLKSLQEQMKLRSTNIMGEITKVAEGIATKSNYDLVLDKSAQALRSNNVFVYTKPSMDITPTVMKELNKDAPAGFDPTKKKTPAVPAAPAAPAK comes from the coding sequence ATGGCATTCAGCGCCACTGCCAACGCCGAACTGAAAGTAGCTACAGTGGACGTGCAGAAACTCTTTGCCGACTACTACAAAACGCATGAAGCCCAGGCGGAAGTGGACAAGGCGGCGCAGGCAGTCCAGCAGGACAACAACACCCGTGCGGAAAGCATCAAGAAGATGGAAGCCGATTTCACCGAAATGGTCAAAAAGCTCCAGGACCCTTCACTGAATGAAAAGGACAAGAAAGACCTGGAACAGAAAGCCCAGATCACGCGCCAGCAGGCGATTGCCCTGGAACAGGAACGCCGCACTTATGTGGAACGCCAGCTCAAATCCCTTCAGGAACAAATGAAACTGCGTTCCACCAACATCATGGGTGAAATCACCAAGGTTGCGGAAGGCATCGCCACCAAGAGCAACTACGACCTTGTTCTGGACAAGAGCGCCCAGGCTCTCCGTTCCAACAACGTCTTCGTTTACACCAAGCCCAGCATGGACATCACCCCCACCGTGATGAAGGAACTCAACAAGGACGCGCCCGCGGGCTTTGATCCCACCAAGAAAAAGACCCCGGCCGTTCCCGCCGCGCCTGCAGCCCCGGCCAAGTAA